From uncultured Roseateles sp., the proteins below share one genomic window:
- a CDS encoding HU family DNA-binding protein, whose product MNKSELIEHIAKQADISKAAAGRALEALIGGVKTTLKKNGTVSLVGFGTFSITKRASRTGRNPRTGDTIKIKAAKVPKFRPGKALKDAVN is encoded by the coding sequence GTGAACAAATCAGAACTGATCGAGCACATCGCCAAGCAGGCGGACATCTCCAAGGCCGCTGCAGGCCGTGCGCTCGAGGCCCTGATCGGTGGCGTCAAGACCACCCTGAAGAAGAATGGCACCGTGTCCCTGGTGGGCTTCGGCACCTTCAGCATCACCAAGCGCGCCAGCCGTACCGGCCGCAACCCGCGCACCGGCGATACAATCAAGATCAAGGCCGCCAAGGTTCCCAAGTTCCGCCCCGGCAAGGCACTGAAGGACGCGGTCAACTG
- the pgsA gene encoding CDP-diacylglycerol--glycerol-3-phosphate 3-phosphatidyltransferase has product MFLTLPTLLTWARILAIPLIVGVFYLKISAPMANLVATVLFVTVALTDWLDGYLARKLNQTSAFGAFLDPVADKILVCAALLVLLELGRVNALVALVIIGREIAISALREWMAQIGASRSVAVHMVGKLKTMVQMVAIPFLLYDGTLFGVIDTRVWGTVLILAAVVLTIWSMVYYLQKAVPEIRAKAR; this is encoded by the coding sequence ATGTTCCTGACGCTCCCCACCCTGCTGACCTGGGCCCGCATCCTGGCCATTCCGCTGATCGTCGGTGTCTTCTATCTGAAGATCTCGGCGCCCATGGCCAATCTGGTGGCCACGGTGCTGTTCGTCACGGTGGCGCTGACCGACTGGCTGGATGGCTATCTGGCGCGCAAGCTCAACCAGACCTCGGCCTTTGGCGCCTTTCTCGATCCGGTGGCTGACAAGATACTGGTCTGCGCGGCTCTGCTGGTGCTGCTGGAGCTGGGCCGCGTGAATGCGCTGGTGGCCCTGGTCATCATCGGCCGCGAGATCGCGATCTCGGCCCTGCGCGAATGGATGGCGCAGATCGGCGCCTCGCGCAGCGTGGCCGTGCACATGGTGGGCAAGCTCAAGACCATGGTGCAGATGGTGGCCATACCCTTCCTGCTATATGACGGCACGCTGTTTGGTGTGATCGACACCCGCGTCTGGGGCACGGTGCTGATCTTGGCCGCCGTGGTGCTGACGATCTGGTCGATGGTGTACTACCTGCAGAAGGCTGTGCCCGAGATCCGCGCCAAGGCGCGCTGA
- a CDS encoding DMT family transporter, which yields MASDSGASPLLWRAMPVAFVLIWSTGFVVARFGMPHAPPLSFLALRFALSVLTFVIWIKLSSNVGWPRDRRQWGHLAMVGALTHAIYLGGVWAAVKAGMGAGTIALMAGLQPVLTAVWLSATGAQHRVSGRQWAGLLLGLSGLVLVLWRKLGMGELNALNLSLGACALLAITTGTLYQKRFVAPCDVRSAVLIQLLAALVLTLPFALLEQEPMVWQAELLGALAWSVLMLTLAGSSMLYLLVQRGAATRVTSLLYLVPPCAALQGWLLFGESLSALVWLGMALTAVGVGLVVSRD from the coding sequence ATGGCATCGGACTCCGGCGCTTCGCCGCTGCTGTGGCGGGCCATGCCGGTGGCCTTTGTGCTGATCTGGAGCACCGGCTTTGTCGTTGCCCGTTTTGGCATGCCCCATGCGCCACCGTTGAGCTTTCTGGCCTTGCGCTTTGCGCTGTCGGTGCTGACCTTTGTGATCTGGATCAAGCTGTCGTCCAACGTCGGCTGGCCGCGCGATCGCCGCCAGTGGGGGCATCTGGCCATGGTCGGTGCGCTGACCCATGCGATCTATCTCGGTGGCGTCTGGGCCGCCGTCAAGGCCGGCATGGGCGCGGGCACGATCGCGTTGATGGCCGGCCTGCAGCCGGTGCTGACAGCCGTGTGGCTCAGTGCCACCGGCGCCCAGCACCGCGTCAGCGGGCGCCAGTGGGCCGGCTTGCTGCTGGGGCTCAGCGGTCTGGTGCTGGTGCTGTGGCGCAAGCTGGGGATGGGTGAGCTGAATGCCCTGAACCTGTCGCTGGGCGCCTGCGCCTTGCTGGCCATCACCACCGGCACGCTGTATCAGAAGCGCTTTGTCGCTCCTTGCGATGTGCGCAGCGCGGTGCTGATCCAGCTGCTGGCGGCTCTTGTGCTGACCTTGCCATTCGCTCTGCTCGAGCAGGAGCCCATGGTCTGGCAGGCCGAGTTGCTGGGGGCTCTGGCCTGGTCAGTGCTGATGCTGACGCTGGCCGGCAGTTCCATGCTCTATCTGCTGGTGCAGCGCGGTGCCGCGACCCGGGTCACCAGCCTGCTCTACCTGGTGCCGCCCTGCGCGGCACTGCAGGGCTGGCTGCTCTTCGGCGAGTCGCTGAGTGCCCTGGTCTGGCTGGGCATGGCGCTGACGGCGGTGGGAGTCGGCCTGGTGGTGAGCCGCGACTGA